The following proteins are encoded in a genomic region of Pikeienuella piscinae:
- the glmU gene encoding bifunctional UDP-N-acetylglucosamine diphosphorylase/glucosamine-1-phosphate N-acetyltransferase GlmU has translation MIETPRPVAAIILAAGDGTRMNSAQPKPLHAVGGLSLLRHAIHAAETMEPARLTVVTPDGADAVADAAKAAHPGAETVEQNERLGTGHAVLAARGALAAHDGDAVVLYADTPFIRAETLAEMRARRAAGADVVVLGFRAANPGGYGRLVMEGDALLAIVEAKDATPAERAIDLCNSGVVLADSGRLLSLLGEVGNDNAKGEYYLTDIVAIARRHGLKAAVVECPEAETLGVNSRADLAAAEAAFQVRAREAAMAGGATLIAPETVFFSHDTSLGRDVTVEPNVVFGPGVTVSDGAKIRGFSHLEDCAVAARAVVGPFARLRPGAEIGEGAKIGNFVEVKNARFAAGAKANHLAYIGDATVGAGANIGAGVITCNYDGVLKHRTSIGEGAFIGTNSSLVAPVSVGVGAYVASGTVLVADVPDDALAIARARQEHKLGFVARFRTKLQARKAAGAKEQS, from the coding sequence ATGATCGAAACGCCAAGGCCCGTCGCCGCAATCATCCTCGCCGCCGGCGATGGGACACGGATGAACTCCGCCCAGCCGAAACCGCTCCACGCGGTCGGCGGGCTTTCCCTGCTCCGCCATGCGATCCACGCCGCGGAGACGATGGAGCCGGCGCGCCTGACTGTGGTGACGCCCGACGGCGCCGACGCGGTGGCTGACGCCGCCAAGGCCGCCCATCCCGGCGCCGAGACCGTTGAGCAGAATGAAAGGCTCGGCACCGGGCACGCCGTCCTCGCCGCGCGCGGCGCGCTCGCCGCGCATGACGGCGACGCGGTTGTTCTCTACGCCGATACGCCCTTCATCCGGGCCGAGACGCTCGCGGAGATGCGCGCGCGGCGCGCGGCCGGCGCCGATGTCGTCGTGCTTGGGTTTCGCGCCGCCAATCCGGGCGGCTATGGCCGGCTGGTGATGGAGGGCGACGCGCTTCTCGCCATCGTAGAGGCGAAGGACGCGACGCCGGCGGAGCGCGCCATCGACCTCTGCAATTCGGGCGTCGTCCTGGCTGATTCCGGCAGGCTTCTCTCACTTCTTGGCGAAGTCGGAAACGACAACGCCAAGGGCGAGTACTACCTCACCGACATCGTCGCCATCGCCCGGCGCCACGGGCTCAAGGCGGCCGTCGTCGAGTGCCCGGAGGCGGAGACGTTGGGCGTCAATTCGCGCGCCGATCTCGCCGCCGCCGAAGCCGCGTTTCAGGTCCGCGCCCGAGAAGCCGCAATGGCCGGCGGCGCGACCCTGATCGCGCCGGAGACCGTGTTCTTCAGCCACGACACGAGCCTCGGGCGGGATGTCACGGTGGAGCCGAACGTCGTTTTCGGCCCCGGCGTCACGGTCTCTGACGGCGCGAAGATCCGCGGCTTTTCCCATCTTGAGGACTGCGCCGTCGCAGCCCGCGCCGTGGTCGGTCCCTTCGCCCGCCTTCGCCCCGGCGCCGAGATCGGCGAGGGTGCGAAGATCGGCAATTTCGTCGAGGTGAAGAACGCGCGTTTCGCCGCCGGAGCCAAGGCCAACCATCTCGCCTATATCGGTGACGCCACGGTCGGCGCCGGAGCGAATATCGGCGCCGGCGTCATCACCTGCAATTACGACGGCGTGCTCAAGCACCGGACGTCGATCGGCGAGGGCGCCTTCATCGGCACCAATTCATCGCTGGTCGCGCCGGTCAGCGTCGGCGTCGGCGCCTATGTCGCCTCGGGAACAGTGCTGGTCGCCGACGTGCCCGACGACGCGCTCGCCATCGCCCGCGCGCGGCAGGAGCACAAACTCGGCTTCGTCGCCAGGTTCAGAACGAAATTGCAGGCGAGGAAAGCCGCTGGCGCAAAGGAGCAAAGCTGA
- the glmS gene encoding glutamine--fructose-6-phosphate transaminase (isomerizing): protein MCGIVGIVGEREVAPDIVAALHRLEYRGYDSAGIATVDSGALRRRRAVGKLSQLAALVTAEPIAGRIGIGHTRWATHGAPTTANAHPHQAGPVAVVHNGIIENYRALREELTAAGRNLETDTDTETIAQLCALLMQRGLDPEDAAAATLARLEGAFALCFLFEGEDDLIVAARRGSPLAIGYGDGEMFVGSDALALAPLTNRVAYLEEGDRAVIRRSGAVIHNAAGEIVDRPIRTVSVESVLIDKGEHRHFMAKEIHEQPTVIGHTVAAYVDAARQRVVSPAEALDFNSIDRLTLVACGTAYYACHVAKYWFEAIARLPVEIDIASEFRYREPPLSERDAAIFVSQSGETADTLAALRYAAGKVKSVLAVVNVAESSIARAADIVLPIRAGAEIGVASTKAFTCQLVTLATTAILAGRQRGAIDAAEEARLCDLLAEAPRRIAEALTLEDGVAALAQEIARARDVLYLGRGAMYPLALEGALKLKELSYIHAEGYASGEMKHGPIALIDDAVPVVVLAPTDPVFEKTVSNMQEVMARGGKVALITDANGAALAGADAWRVVVLPRIDRFIAPIVYAAPAQLLAYHAALAKGTDVDQPRNLAKSVTVE from the coding sequence ATGTGCGGCATTGTCGGAATCGTCGGTGAGCGCGAAGTCGCGCCCGATATCGTCGCGGCGCTGCACCGTCTGGAATATCGCGGTTACGACAGCGCCGGGATCGCCACGGTGGACTCGGGCGCGCTCCGCCGCCGCCGCGCGGTCGGCAAGCTTTCGCAACTCGCCGCGCTGGTGACGGCCGAACCGATCGCCGGGCGCATCGGCATCGGCCACACCCGCTGGGCGACGCATGGCGCGCCGACCACCGCCAACGCTCATCCGCATCAGGCCGGGCCTGTCGCCGTCGTGCATAACGGCATCATCGAGAACTACCGCGCGCTACGCGAGGAACTGACCGCCGCCGGCCGCAATCTCGAAACAGACACGGACACCGAAACCATCGCGCAGCTCTGCGCCCTTCTGATGCAGCGCGGACTCGACCCCGAGGACGCGGCCGCGGCGACGCTCGCCCGGCTCGAGGGCGCGTTCGCGCTCTGCTTTCTCTTCGAGGGCGAGGACGACCTGATCGTCGCCGCGCGACGCGGCTCCCCCCTCGCCATCGGGTATGGGGATGGCGAGATGTTCGTCGGCTCCGACGCGCTGGCGCTCGCGCCGCTGACCAATCGAGTCGCCTATCTCGAAGAAGGCGACCGCGCGGTGATCCGCCGCTCCGGCGCGGTGATCCATAACGCCGCCGGCGAGATCGTGGACCGGCCGATCCGCACCGTCTCGGTCGAAAGCGTTCTGATCGACAAGGGCGAGCACCGGCATTTCATGGCGAAGGAAATCCATGAGCAGCCGACGGTCATCGGCCACACCGTCGCGGCCTATGTCGACGCCGCGCGCCAGCGCGTCGTCTCGCCGGCCGAGGCGCTGGATTTCAACTCGATCGACCGTCTGACCCTCGTCGCCTGCGGCACCGCCTACTACGCATGTCACGTCGCGAAATACTGGTTCGAGGCGATCGCGCGCCTGCCGGTGGAGATCGATATCGCCTCCGAATTCCGCTATCGCGAGCCGCCGCTTTCGGAGCGCGACGCGGCGATTTTCGTCAGCCAGTCGGGCGAAACGGCGGATACCCTCGCCGCGCTCCGCTACGCCGCAGGGAAGGTGAAATCCGTCCTCGCCGTGGTGAACGTCGCGGAAAGCTCGATCGCGCGCGCGGCGGATATCGTGCTGCCGATCCGCGCCGGGGCCGAGATCGGCGTCGCATCCACCAAGGCGTTCACCTGCCAGCTCGTCACCCTCGCCACGACCGCGATCCTCGCCGGCCGCCAGCGCGGCGCGATCGACGCCGCGGAGGAAGCGCGGCTCTGCGATCTTCTCGCGGAGGCGCCGCGCCGGATCGCCGAGGCCCTGACGCTGGAGGACGGCGTCGCCGCCCTCGCGCAGGAGATCGCGCGGGCGCGCGACGTCCTCTATCTCGGCCGCGGCGCGATGTATCCGCTGGCGCTCGAAGGGGCGCTGAAGCTTAAGGAACTGAGCTATATCCACGCTGAAGGCTACGCCTCCGGCGAGATGAAGCACGGGCCGATCGCCCTGATCGACGATGCGGTGCCGGTCGTGGTGCTGGCCCCGACCGATCCCGTGTTCGAAAAGACCGTCTCTAACATGCAGGAGGTGATGGCCCGTGGCGGCAAGGTCGCGCTGATCACCGACGCCAACGGCGCGGCTTTGGCCGGCGCCGACGCCTGGCGCGTCGTCGTCCTGCCCCGGATCGACCGCTTCATCGCGCCCATCGTTTACGCGGCGCCGGCGCAGCTTCTGGCCTACCACGCTGCGCTTGCGAAGGGCACGGATGTCGACCAGCCGCGGAACCTCGCCAAATCGGTCACAGTGGAGTAG
- a CDS encoding DNA alkylation repair protein, producing the protein MNAADALRALKARGDAANAARMVAYHKAPRVYLGLPNAGVDALVAEWRGALDIAGRTALAEALWRSDIHEARIAAAKLLVQARIPEDEPVWRLVTSWAQQFDAWAIADRAADVGSRRLVAAPERLDEVETWTKAENFWTRRAALTFTLPWAKQRHPRAADLAHRERALGWAASYAGDREWFIQKAIAWWLRSLSKHHPERARAFLTAHGERLKPFALREAGKFLRA; encoded by the coding sequence ATGAACGCCGCGGATGCGCTCAGGGCGCTGAAAGCGCGCGGCGACGCCGCCAACGCCGCGCGCATGGTCGCCTATCACAAGGCGCCGCGAGTCTATCTCGGCCTGCCGAACGCCGGCGTCGACGCGCTGGTCGCCGAATGGCGGGGGGCGCTGGACATCGCGGGCCGCACCGCCCTCGCCGAGGCGCTCTGGCGAAGCGACATCCACGAAGCGCGAATCGCCGCGGCGAAGCTGCTGGTTCAGGCACGGATCCCGGAGGACGAACCCGTCTGGCGGCTGGTCACAAGCTGGGCCCAGCAATTCGACGCCTGGGCGATCGCGGATCGCGCTGCGGATGTCGGCTCACGGCGCCTCGTCGCCGCGCCGGAGCGGCTGGACGAGGTTGAGACCTGGACGAAGGCGGAAAATTTCTGGACCCGCCGGGCCGCTCTCACCTTCACGCTGCCCTGGGCGAAACAACGTCACCCGCGCGCGGCGGATCTGGCCCACCGCGAACGCGCGCTCGGCTGGGCGGCGTCATATGCTGGCGATCGCGAATGGTTCATCCAGAAGGCCATCGCGTGGTGGCTGCGCTCCCTCTCGAAACACCATCCGGAGCGGGCGCGCGCCTTCCTCACCGCGCATGGCGAGCGGCTGAAACCCTTCGCCCTACGCGAAGCGGGAAAATTTCTTCGGGCGTAG
- a CDS encoding class I SAM-dependent methyltransferase produces the protein MARKADWSGALGEKWARRASVMERMLAPFGMAAMDALGDIEGRVALDLGCGGGASTFTLAGRGATAFGVDVSPDLIALAAERRARAKGPGRRVGFRCADAATAVFAAPVGALFSQFGAMFFDEPLPAYAHLRRAMAPGAPLAIACWRTVRENEWATAPLDAAKALLPPTPPPDPRAPGPFAWAKPEESFAPMLEAAGWRRVAWAPADAVVEFGAGMGGDKVEAATRFAMEIGPMASRLRDVSEGVRRKVESAVHAAMAKRAACDGRPQATAAAWIVTARA, from the coding sequence ATGGCGAGGAAAGCGGACTGGAGCGGCGCGCTGGGTGAGAAATGGGCGCGGCGGGCGTCGGTGATGGAGCGTATGCTCGCGCCGTTCGGCATGGCGGCGATGGATGCGCTCGGCGATATCGAGGGACGAGTGGCGCTGGATCTCGGCTGTGGCGGCGGCGCGAGCACCTTCACGCTGGCCGGACGCGGGGCGACGGCGTTTGGCGTCGACGTCTCGCCTGATCTGATCGCACTCGCGGCGGAGCGCCGGGCGCGGGCGAAGGGGCCGGGCCGGAGGGTGGGCTTTCGATGCGCCGACGCCGCGACGGCGGTTTTCGCCGCGCCGGTCGGGGCGCTCTTTTCGCAGTTCGGCGCAATGTTCTTCGACGAGCCGCTCCCGGCTTACGCGCATCTCCGTCGGGCGATGGCGCCGGGTGCGCCGCTCGCCATCGCCTGCTGGCGCACGGTGCGCGAGAACGAATGGGCGACGGCCCCGCTCGACGCGGCGAAGGCGCTGCTGCCGCCGACGCCGCCGCCCGATCCGCGCGCGCCCGGCCCCTTCGCCTGGGCGAAGCCGGAGGAGAGTTTCGCGCCGATGCTGGAGGCGGCGGGCTGGCGCCGCGTCGCATGGGCGCCGGCCGACGCGGTCGTTGAGTTCGGGGCGGGGATGGGGGGCGACAAGGTGGAGGCGGCGACGCGTTTCGCCATGGAGATCGGGCCGATGGCCTCACGCTTGCGCGATGTTTCGGAAGGGGTGCGGCGCAAGGTGGAAAGCGCGGTCCATGCCGCGATGGCGAAGCGCGCGGCTTGCGATGGCCGCCCACAGGCGACGGCGGCGGCCTGGATCGTGACGGCGCGGGCCTGA
- a CDS encoding pyrimidine 5'-nucleotidase, whose product MPHALFRTAHAWVFDLDNTLYPPSAKLFDQIVAKMTAYVMRTANVDAAEAERLREVYWREYGTTLAGLMQVHGVDPAPFLDDVHDIDLSALERDKDLGAAIAALPGRKIVYTNGSRLHADRVLAARGLDGLFDARYGVEDAGYAPKPQRAAFERVFAADRLNAKGAAMVEDDLRNLAAPREMGMRTLWITEKTEAHEHADATTGDLAGFLKMVLER is encoded by the coding sequence ATGCCTCACGCTCTTTTTCGCACCGCGCACGCTTGGGTCTTCGACCTCGACAACACGCTCTATCCGCCCTCGGCGAAGCTCTTCGACCAGATCGTGGCGAAGATGACCGCCTATGTCATGCGAACCGCGAATGTGGACGCAGCGGAGGCGGAGCGCCTGCGCGAGGTTTACTGGCGCGAATACGGCACCACGCTCGCCGGACTGATGCAGGTTCACGGCGTCGATCCGGCGCCGTTTCTCGACGATGTGCACGATATCGACCTCTCGGCGCTGGAACGGGACAAAGACCTGGGCGCCGCCATCGCCGCCCTGCCCGGCCGCAAGATCGTCTACACCAACGGCTCGCGTCTTCACGCAGACCGGGTGCTGGCGGCGCGCGGCCTCGACGGGCTGTTTGACGCGCGCTACGGGGTTGAGGACGCAGGTTACGCGCCGAAACCGCAGCGCGCGGCGTTCGAGCGGGTTTTCGCCGCCGACCGGTTGAACGCGAAGGGCGCCGCGATGGTCGAAGACGACCTGCGCAATCTCGCCGCGCCGCGCGAGATGGGTATGCGGACGCTCTGGATCACCGAGAAGACCGAGGCGCACGAACACGCCGACGCGACCACAGGCGACCTGGCCGGGTTCCTCAAAATGGTTCTGGAGAGATGA
- a CDS encoding ArsC/Spx/MgsR family protein, with protein MIRLFGLKNCDACRKAMKALEAAGRGVEFVDIRKEATGDDIARWLERSGAGALTNRRSTTWRGLDEGERAAADGPGALALLTTNPALIKRPVIETSEALFIGWSDDARAALL; from the coding sequence ATGATCCGACTGTTCGGCCTGAAGAACTGCGACGCCTGCCGCAAGGCCATGAAAGCGCTGGAGGCGGCGGGGCGCGGGGTCGAATTCGTCGATATTCGCAAAGAGGCGACCGGGGACGATATCGCCCGCTGGCTCGAACGCTCCGGGGCCGGGGCGTTGACGAACCGCCGCTCCACGACATGGCGCGGACTGGACGAAGGTGAACGCGCGGCCGCCGACGGCCCGGGCGCGCTGGCTCTGCTGACGACCAATCCCGCGCTGATAAAGCGGCCGGTGATAGAAACGTCGGAAGCGCTTTTCATAGGCTGGAGCGACGACGCTCGCGCCGCGCTGCTCTGA
- a CDS encoding FAD-dependent monooxygenase: MSETCEILVVGGGVAGLTATAAFADAGRRVTCVERAAPGAAAADTRTTAFLRPAVDLLTEIGVWPLLAGESAPLETMRLIDAGGRENRARETGDFHAEEVGEPPFGWNVANAAIRRALEERLAALPSAQVMNGAALDALTLRRDVAIARLSTGEVVRAKLVIGADGRDSRVRALSRIGARRWGYGQKALVCVVSHGRPHEAVSTEIHRVGGPFTLVPMADGPDPDGTPGPRSSVVWMERTAEADRLAALDDAAFEAALNERSLGILGRLRPVTARATWPIAGLIAHRLTAPRVALIAEAAHVVPPIGAQGLNMSLGDIAALVAATGEGEPGAPSALARYQRRWPELAARVAGIDALNRAAMTGAQPIRDLRRFGLGALIRVPPARRLAMRLGLGLR, from the coding sequence ATGAGCGAGACCTGCGAGATCCTTGTCGTTGGCGGCGGCGTCGCCGGGCTGACCGCGACCGCCGCCTTCGCCGACGCCGGCAGGCGGGTCACCTGCGTTGAGCGCGCCGCGCCCGGCGCCGCCGCCGCCGACACCCGCACGACCGCCTTTCTGCGCCCCGCTGTCGATCTTCTGACCGAAATCGGCGTCTGGCCGCTGCTCGCCGGCGAATCCGCGCCGCTGGAAACCATGCGCCTGATCGACGCCGGCGGACGCGAGAACCGCGCCCGCGAGACCGGCGACTTCCACGCCGAGGAAGTTGGCGAGCCGCCTTTCGGCTGGAATGTCGCCAATGCGGCGATCCGGCGCGCGCTGGAGGAGCGGCTCGCCGCGCTCCCCTCGGCGCAGGTGATGAACGGCGCGGCGCTGGACGCCCTGACGCTGCGGCGCGACGTCGCCATCGCCCGGCTCTCGACAGGCGAAGTGGTGCGCGCGAAGCTCGTCATCGGGGCGGACGGGCGCGACAGCCGGGTGCGCGCTCTGTCCCGCATTGGCGCGCGGCGCTGGGGATATGGGCAAAAGGCGCTGGTCTGCGTCGTCAGTCACGGGCGGCCCCACGAAGCCGTCTCGACCGAGATTCACCGCGTTGGCGGGCCGTTCACGCTCGTCCCCATGGCCGACGGGCCGGACCCGGACGGGACGCCCGGCCCGCGTTCCTCCGTTGTCTGGATGGAGCGCACGGCGGAGGCCGACCGGCTCGCGGCGCTCGACGACGCAGCCTTCGAAGCGGCGCTGAATGAACGCAGCCTCGGAATTCTCGGCCGGCTCCGCCCGGTCACGGCGCGCGCCACATGGCCGATCGCCGGGCTGATCGCCCACCGGCTGACCGCGCCTCGCGTGGCGCTGATCGCCGAGGCCGCGCATGTCGTGCCGCCAATCGGCGCGCAGGGGCTGAACATGTCGCTCGGAGATATCGCCGCGCTGGTCGCCGCGACCGGAGAGGGCGAACCCGGCGCGCCAAGCGCCCTCGCCCGCTATCAGCGCCGCTGGCCGGAGCTCGCCGCCCGCGTCGCCGGAATCGACGCGCTGAATCGCGCCGCCATGACCGGCGCGCAGCCCATCCGGGATCTTCGCCGGTTTGGCCTCGGGGCGCTTATCCGCGTCCCCCCGGCGCGGCGGCTGGCGATGCGGCTCGGGCTCGGGTTGCGCTGA
- a CDS encoding ABC transporter ATP-binding protein: MSIALEARGLTKEFKGFVAVNNVDLTVEKGTIHALIGPNGAGKTTCFNLLTKFLQPTRGAIHYEGRDITRLPPAEIARLGMVRSFQISAVFPDLSVLQNVRVALQRKRGESYDFWRSEKSLTRFDEAARSYVDEVGLTEFLDHRAAQLSYGRKRALEIAATLALEPEMLLLDEPMAGMTQEDVERISALIRRVARNRTILMVEHNLSVVANLSDRITVLARGEVLAEGDYATVSKSPEVIEAYIGAGND; encoded by the coding sequence ATGAGTATAGCGCTCGAGGCGCGCGGGCTTACGAAAGAGTTCAAGGGGTTCGTGGCCGTCAACAATGTCGATCTCACGGTCGAAAAAGGAACGATCCACGCCTTGATCGGGCCGAACGGCGCCGGCAAGACCACCTGCTTCAACCTGCTGACCAAGTTCCTCCAACCGACCCGCGGCGCCATCCATTACGAGGGCCGCGACATAACCCGCCTGCCGCCAGCGGAAATCGCGCGACTCGGCATGGTGCGCTCGTTTCAGATTTCAGCCGTGTTCCCGGATCTAAGTGTGTTGCAGAACGTGCGCGTCGCGCTTCAGCGCAAGCGTGGCGAGAGCTATGATTTCTGGCGCTCGGAGAAATCGCTGACGCGCTTCGACGAGGCGGCGCGCTCTTATGTCGACGAAGTCGGCCTGACCGAATTCCTGGATCACCGCGCCGCCCAGTTGTCCTACGGACGCAAGCGCGCACTGGAGATCGCGGCGACGCTGGCGCTCGAGCCGGAAATGCTGCTGCTCGATGAGCCGATGGCCGGCATGACGCAGGAGGATGTCGAGCGTATCTCGGCGCTGATCCGGCGCGTGGCCAGGAACCGCACCATTCTGATGGTGGAGCATAACCTGTCGGTCGTCGCCAACTTGTCTGACCGGATAACCGTGCTGGCGCGCGGCGAGGTCCTGGCGGAGGGCGATTACGCGACCGTCTCCAAATCGCCGGAAGTGATCGAGGCTTATATTGGAGCGGGCAATGACTGA
- a CDS encoding ABC transporter ATP-binding protein codes for MTEAAQGAALLRVQGLQGWYGESHVLHGVDFEVNTGEVVTLLGRNGAGKTSTLLAIMGMLPRREGSVSFGGAETIAMPSRHIAKLGIAICPEERGIFSSLHVDENLMLPPRIAEGGLEVERIYELFPNLKERRRSQGTKLSGGEQQMLAIARILRTGAKLLLLDEPTEGLAPVIVKHIGRTIGELKKLGFTIVLVEQNFHFAASVADRHYVVEQGKVIDMITNADLDANTDKLQTYLGV; via the coding sequence ATGACTGAAGCCGCACAAGGCGCCGCTCTTCTGCGCGTTCAGGGCCTTCAGGGCTGGTATGGCGAAAGCCATGTGCTGCATGGCGTCGACTTCGAGGTGAACACCGGCGAGGTCGTCACCCTCCTGGGCCGCAACGGCGCGGGCAAGACATCGACCCTGCTCGCGATCATGGGCATGCTGCCGCGACGGGAGGGCTCGGTCAGTTTCGGCGGCGCCGAGACGATTGCGATGCCGTCACGCCACATCGCGAAACTCGGCATCGCCATCTGCCCCGAGGAGCGCGGCATTTTTTCGTCGCTGCATGTCGATGAAAACCTGATGCTGCCGCCGCGGATCGCCGAAGGCGGTCTGGAGGTTGAGCGGATCTATGAACTTTTCCCCAATCTGAAGGAGCGCCGGCGCAGCCAGGGCACGAAACTGTCCGGCGGCGAGCAGCAGATGCTGGCTATCGCGCGCATCCTGCGCACCGGCGCGAAGCTTCTGCTGCTGGATGAGCCGACGGAGGGGCTTGCGCCCGTTATCGTCAAGCATATCGGCCGCACCATCGGGGAATTGAAGAAGCTGGGTTTCACCATCGTGCTGGTGGAGCAGAATTTCCACTTCGCCGCCTCTGTCGCCGACCGTCACTATGTGGTCGAGCAGGGCAAGGTGATCGACATGATCACGAATGCGGATCTCGACGCCAATACCGACAAACTGCAGACCTATCTCGGCGTCTGA
- a CDS encoding ABC transporter substrate-binding protein, with protein MMKKLALGTALCALVAGAGYAQEINVKLGVLNDRSGIYSDLTGEGSVVAAQMAAEDFMAEEGGLNIEIVSADHQNKPDIGSNIARKWYDEEGVNAILDVPTSSVALAVAQITADNNGVLVNSGAGSTALTREQCLPTTIHWTYDTAALANGTGKAMTLAGGEKWFFLTADYAFGHSLEENTAAVVEANGGEVVGTVDVPFPATDFSSFLLQAQGSGADVIGLANAGGDTVNAIKQAQEFGITQAGQKLAALLFFITDVHALSPETRTGLSLTGAYYWDQDEGAREWSARFLERHGSMASMVQAGVYSSTLHYLRAVKAVGTTDGETVAAKMKETPFDDVLFGKGHIRGDGRGIHDMYLYQVKSPDESTGEWDLYTTVATIAGEDAFLPMLEECDFTKK; from the coding sequence ATGATGAAGAAGCTGGCACTGGGCACGGCGCTCTGCGCGCTTGTCGCCGGGGCGGGATACGCCCAGGAGATCAACGTCAAACTGGGCGTGCTGAACGACCGTTCGGGCATCTATTCCGACCTGACCGGCGAAGGCTCGGTCGTCGCCGCGCAGATGGCGGCCGAGGATTTCATGGCCGAGGAGGGCGGACTCAACATCGAGATCGTCTCCGCCGATCACCAGAACAAGCCGGACATCGGCTCCAACATCGCCCGCAAGTGGTATGATGAAGAAGGCGTGAACGCGATCCTCGACGTGCCGACCTCATCCGTCGCGCTCGCCGTCGCGCAGATCACCGCCGACAATAACGGCGTTCTCGTCAATTCCGGCGCCGGCTCCACCGCGCTCACCCGTGAGCAGTGCCTGCCGACAACGATCCACTGGACCTATGACACCGCCGCCCTCGCCAACGGAACCGGCAAGGCGATGACCCTCGCGGGCGGGGAGAAATGGTTCTTCCTCACCGCCGATTACGCCTTCGGCCATTCGCTGGAGGAGAACACCGCCGCCGTCGTCGAAGCCAATGGCGGCGAAGTCGTCGGCACCGTCGACGTGCCGTTCCCCGCCACCGATTTCTCGTCGTTCCTGCTGCAGGCGCAGGGCAGCGGCGCCGATGTGATCGGCCTCGCCAACGCCGGCGGCGACACGGTGAACGCGATCAAGCAGGCTCAGGAGTTCGGCATCACCCAGGCCGGGCAGAAGCTCGCCGCGCTCCTGTTCTTCATTACCGACGTTCACGCGCTCAGCCCTGAAACCCGGACGGGTCTTTCGCTGACCGGCGCCTATTACTGGGACCAGGACGAGGGCGCGCGGGAATGGTCGGCCCGGTTCCTGGAGCGTCACGGCTCGATGGCCAGCATGGTTCAGGCCGGCGTCTACTCCAGCACGCTGCACTATCTCCGCGCGGTCAAGGCTGTCGGCACCACCGATGGCGAGACGGTCGCGGCGAAGATGAAGGAGACGCCTTTCGACGACGTCCTCTTCGGAAAGGGTCATATCCGGGGCGACGGCCGTGGTATCCACGACATGTATCTCTACCAGGTCAAATCGCCTGACGAGTCGACGGGCGAGTGGGATCTCTACACCACGGTCGCCACGATCGCGGGCGAGGACGCCTTCCTGCCGATGCTGGAAGAGTGCGACTTCACCAAGAAGTAA
- a CDS encoding branched-chain amino acid ABC transporter permease — protein sequence MFELLGIPPQVLMGQLLLGLINGSFYAVLSLGLAVIFGLLNIINFAHGALYMASAFVAWMLLNYLGIGYWPALILAPLIVGAFGIVLERTMLSRLYQLDHLYGLLLTFGLALIIQGLLHNFYGVSGLPYQIPSQLAGGQNLGFMFLPNYRAWVVVASVVVCFGTWFIIEKTRLGAYLRAATENPALVSAFGINVPLLIMLTYGFGVALAGFAGVLAAPIYSVNPNMGADLIIVVFAVVVIGGMGSIMGAIVTGYMLGVVEGLTRVFYPEGSAVVIFVIMAIVLLIKPEGLFGRTA from the coding sequence ATGTTCGAGCTTCTGGGAATTCCGCCGCAGGTCCTTATGGGGCAGCTTCTGCTCGGCCTCATCAACGGGTCGTTCTACGCGGTTCTGTCGCTGGGGCTTGCCGTGATCTTCGGCCTGCTCAACATCATCAATTTCGCGCATGGCGCGCTCTACATGGCGAGCGCGTTCGTGGCGTGGATGCTGTTGAACTATCTCGGAATAGGTTACTGGCCGGCTCTGATCCTGGCGCCGCTCATCGTCGGCGCGTTCGGGATCGTGCTTGAACGCACCATGCTGTCGCGGCTCTATCAACTCGACCATCTCTATGGATTGCTGCTCACGTTCGGGCTGGCGCTCATCATCCAGGGGCTGCTCCACAACTTTTACGGCGTGTCCGGGCTTCCCTACCAGATCCCCTCCCAGCTGGCGGGCGGCCAGAATCTCGGCTTCATGTTCCTCCCCAACTATCGGGCCTGGGTCGTCGTCGCGTCGGTCGTGGTCTGCTTCGGCACCTGGTTCATCATCGAAAAGACGCGGCTTGGCGCCTATCTGCGCGCCGCCACGGAGAATCCCGCGCTGGTTAGCGCCTTCGGGATCAACGTGCCGCTGTTGATCATGCTGACATACGGTTTCGGCGTGGCCCTCGCCGGGTTCGCGGGCGTGCTGGCGGCGCCGATCTATTCGGTGAACCCCAACATGGGCGCCGACCTCATCATCGTCGTATTCGCGGTGGTGGTGATCGGCGGCATGGGTTCGATCATGGGCGCGATCGTGACGGGTTACATGCTCGGCGTCGTCGAGGGTCTGACGCGGGTGTTCTATCCGGAAGGCTCGGCCGTGGTGATCTTCGTCATCATGGCGATCGTACTGCTGATAAAACCCGAAGGTCTGTTCGGGAGGACCGCGTAA